TTGCAGACACAATGGGTTTAACTGACTCATGTCCTCAATTTTaatcagaatatatttttaaattattttatgtagtTTAGAGAAGAACAGCATGCTTTGTTTTCACCAATAGATTCAGCCATTAATGATAGTTTTCATGTACAAGAAtctgactatttttttcttttttatcatcagtaaacactttaaaagtgaaacttatgtttttttatttgttttgtatcaGACCTACCAGCAGATCAGTCTGGATGTGCCTCAGGAGACTCGCACAAGGAGAGCGCCTTCTGTCTTTCCACAGAATAAGATCGTTGCCACGTGAACTTTGGGTTGACACACCCTTTGTACACAGAGTGTCAATAAAAGACAGTCAAGGAAGTGCTACAGTAATGTGAAGAAGTCAAAGCTCAATGACCTCAACAggacattaattttttttaaaaagggagtAATTATTcctgttaaattttaaaaaggtttactttattttttgaagttCCATGAAGTTATTTCACCAGAAATTCCTGCAGACACCCATCAACCTTTTGCAGCAGCTGGTAAAGACATAACAGTCTTAAatgaaattaatcttttattgaaGTGgcttttgaaagatttttaaaaagtccaacATTTCAAGTTTATTCCAGATCCAACACACCATTTGAGTTAAGCGGATGCTTAGGACAGCCAtaccaccagggggcccccCAAGAGCCCAGAGCTAGAATgataaaatttgtaaaatccaaatgagaCCTAGCTTCCCACTTTTTGAATAGCATACATTTCACAGTAgcaaatgaaaggaaaataacaataatagaAAGTAAAtgctattaaaaaataaatttctgttgGTTTATAGTTGGTACGTAAATGGATTAATCTCTTCCTGCTGTTGGCCCCTGACACAGTTGGAGAAAATATATCAAACTTAACTTGTTCATAGCAAATATGTTAATCAGCTAAtgtttcttttcaataaaaaaaaatacagcacatTCAAAAAAACCTGcatcttaaatttcattttttttaaagtttgctaCTCCTGTAAGGTTACTAACAGCCATAATCACACCGTTATGATGTAAGCTAATTACAAAAGATGCTTATGACAGCAATGTTACACAGAGTAACTTAGAAATAATGAAGCATCTGGTGTGACTGGTTGGTGTGACCAAAACGGTGATGAATTTATTCAGTCAGCAGTACAGTTAACATAGTGTAATAAAAGAAgtggcaaatactttttcagagCTTTGtacgatttaaaaaaaaaaaaacctcaggcATGAGAAATGTATAGTTCCAATGAAGACTTtattaaggaaagaaaaaaaaaaacaaaaccaaatgcTCAGAATGACCAACACTGAAAACTCAAGTCAACAAAATccagcatgtaaaaaaaaagaaaaaaaaaaagtgaagaaccTGATCCAAATAAAAACCACTGTGGCTTAAACTCAAGTGTTTCCGAACTTTGGTGTTAATACAAACTGTTCAATGTGATTATAAgtgaaaatgatacatggtgaaaaaagaaaagaaaaagtgtagGAAAGCAACGGACACAAACACGTCCGCTGATATGAGGGTCAAGACCTGACGGGGGGTCTTActaaaagggaaaagaaagggacacaaaaggagaaagagagagaaaagaactaactagaaaaaaaaaagatggattacatgcctttttttttataccaaatACTGACGAGATGTAGgtagaaaaatattacaatgaaacatttcagataaataaatcagtgagAGAAGAGTAGAAGCAATGCTTCATATACTGGGGGGGAATAAAGCATTGCACTGAAACCATAATGACCTGAACACTCACTACTgacaaatgcaaaaacacagagatcAGATGATCAGGTTTTCCCTTTTCCTGAAAGAGCAGCGACCTTtaaaattggggaaaaaaaacaaaacaggaaattatgAAGTAGTGTAGCCATCTCATAAAATACCCATTAAGGAATCCCAGCATCAGAGCCCAAACGGCTTCGGCTGAGTCGCACGTGATCTACATGTGCAGCTCGGCTTCAAAACTCCgaaataaaaacaccacagaCGCAACGGCAACCTTGTAAAATGTAACACTGGAATCGAGGAGGAAGAATTGCTTTTGTGTCTCCGTAGGCAGTAAGGCGTCAATGCCAAAAGATTTTAGGTTCTTCACAGtccccctttttctttcttttttttttttccagtttcattgCCCTGGAGGTCGGTCATTTCAACCTGGACCAGGCCTGAGGACCCACAGCCCCTCGCTGTGGCATCCTTTTCACAGTCTGCCTCGACGAAAGCTGGTAAACATGGCGATGTAGTCGACCTGTTCACTGGAATCACCTGTGCAACATTAAAAACTGTTCCAGcactttaaaatgtgatttaaaaaaaaaaaggttgtctTTTATCAAATCGCGTGTCGCAGTCAAACCTCCACTACCGAGATTTGTCAAGTGCTCTCAGAAACGACAAACATACTGGGAcaagaaagaacaagaaaacgaggaagaaaaaaaaaaaaaaaaaaaaaaccaaaacaaaaaaaggttattGCCATGGTAGCTAATGTTGCAGCATTCGGTTTTGCTGGGCTCCTCTCAAACATAGGCACTGAGGTGAagaagagttgttttttttcctctataaaaagaaaaagtgtgggAAGATAAACATCAAATATGGTCTTCGCTGGTTTTTACACCAGGGCGCCACGACCGCACGTACATCAAGGTGAAGGTGtgattttcaacaacaaactcTTCCCAAAGATCCTTGAGTCTcacaaagtaacaaaacaaaacaaaaacaaaaaacatggcaCTTGGACCATTTTGCTGCAACAACCCCCAgactctttcaaaaaaaaaaaaaaagcgcacATAAAAGAGCTAACAATCTGATAAACATGACAGATCATctcaacacacaaaaaaataaactacaatgGTCTACTCAAACTCTGGCAAAGATATGAAGCGTATTGAAACCCATTTCCTCATTTTGGCAAATAATAAGATGCAATATGGGATCATGAGTGAGAAATGAACAAATGGCACAGTTTTATCTGAGCTTTCAgatcaaatgataaaaaaaaaaactaaacaaaaaaaaaaaaaaacttgcaggtGAGAGGGGGTTGATGTTCTCAACTGCAAGCGTTCTCCTAAAAACTAGTtctacaaataataataaaagttaaaaaaacaaaaaaataaagtcacatcTATATAATGGCACAAgcataccaaaaaaaaaaaaaaaagggactaCGAGACAAATTACCCAGCGGATGATGatcgaagaaaaaaaacaaaacgcaaaGTACAACCTCAGATAAAGATACTTTTGTGTCCACTTTAAAGCATATTCTGCCATGTAGAAAACGACTCCCTATATAAACGACATTCATACAAGGCACTTCATTCTGTAAGAAAAGAGTCACAGTCCTTTCTACTACCAGAAACTGCCTGCATAGCAACAATATGAGGACCAAATAGGGTCCAGGCTTTTGTGTGGTACCACAAAAAGAGTCTAAAGATggaaagttgattttttttttttttctttttgtcttttgcttttggttttaaaaatgagcaCTTTACTGAATAATAAAAGTCTGCCGATTTGAAAATAAAGACTAGAGTTCGTTCCTCTTAGTATTTTGTCCTCCACTCTGTCCGCCTTCTGAGAGACACAGTGGTCCTGGGGTAATAAaggtttttaagtttgtttttctgatggcACTCGGAAGGCAGCCAGTCACCAGgaggagagagatggagagacggagggagagacagaaagagagagagacagagggagagagagggaaagagagagagacagagagagagacagagagaggcaaagagagagagagacagagagagagagggagagacagagagagagagagacagagggggAGAGGGTTTCCACAGTGACGCGTTGCCGTAGAGTCGTCGTCCAGGGGTTGGAGACGACGACGGGCCGGAGAAAGGGACAGAGAGCGAccgatgaagaggaggaggaagaggagggccGCGTGTCCTGCTACCTGCTCCGGAAGTTCTGCAGGACTCCGTAAACCTCGTCTTCTTTGCTGAGTCCCTCGAAAAAAGGCAGCAGGTCCAGGAGTTCTGTGTCATTCATGTCGTCGAACCAGGACTGAACTGGGACCTGGGCGGACAAGGAGCGGCGTCAACACTCGGCCTGACGTACGATTCAAAGGACGTTTTCTAATGACCCTCTGAACAAGTTGGATTCATGTTTAGATTACACAGAGGTGGACTACAGTTACTAGCAAAATACccatgaaaaacatttgaattttgttgttGGAATGCAACAAAACGCAAAACCCAAGTAGAAACGGATGATAAACGAGAACTTACAGCATTTTCTGGATGGAAAATATAGGAGGCAGGCGAATTGTCAACAATGATAACGTTGTTGAGCTCCCGCCCCAGCCGACTGAGGTCTTTGACGTAGTTCCCTCTGTGAAACACGCAGGACTCTCTGAAGAGCCGCGCTCGAAAAACGCCCCACTGGTCCAGCAGGTCGGCCACAGGGTCTGCGTActgtccaaacacacacacacacgtcatgTTGGCGAACATCAATACACAcgttgtctttttattttaatgtagagCACAGAGAAATGTTTCAAGCCACAGTTCTAAGCAGAATAACTAAATGCAAAActattgtttcaaaataaaagcatggtaTCCTCCATTAAGTATCAAGCAAGTAAGATGTCAGCAAACTCTACGCTAGCTCACAAAAAGCGCTGTTGTTGTTCCTAGCCTTTTACTCAGCATGTAAAATGGCTCATAAAGCAATAATTACTACAGATGCAccgatccgatattaatatctgtatcggtgaCAATGTCTACAATCTATAAGGGCTGATctgttcagtctaattctatgctttagaattcatttaacattaattttattatataacaataatttcactttctgaacaaTTTGGAAGAAGAAGGTTTGttacagtttatttaattttatttatttattttacattgactgttctactcctaattgcactgactgaaccaattaaagttgtttttgcatgtttgaccaagcttgaaGTACTTGTGCAGTTATCAGTTAAATTTAGCACATTtctgtgtcttttctttttttctaaataaacgtTTAAGCTAATGCAGCTCAGATATTGTTATCTGGAGtgaaaaagtggatcggtgcatccctaataATTACAGGCATGTCACTTGATTGTCTCTTAAGAAAACTTACCGATTTATTATTGGAAAAGAtacgtaaaagaaaaaaaggatgacaacaaatcaaacaatatGAGAAGACCAAGAGAGCACAATAACAAAACGAAGTGTCACTAGTTAgtagacaaaacagaaaaatacaaaaaaattaaataaatcccCCAAACCTTAGCGAGACTGGCTGTGAAGAGCACACATTCAAACAACTCTCCCATCTTCTGGAGGAACTCGTCCACATGGGGCCTTTTCAGCACATacacctgaaccagaaccaaagacaTCCCATTAAAAACCCAACTCTCTCATTTCCACCATGTGGTATTTTCACGTAGTTCAGCCGCAGCCTCGGTGTTAGCATAAGTACTTCCCACGTCCCTCGCTCTCCGCCCATTGGCCGACACCCAGTGCAAGTAATCATGAATAGGCCAACCAGGAAACACACAGCCTATCCTGGATTACTTGAACTGGATACCAGTCAGACTCTCCAGGGTCTTCTCAcaggaaacagacagaaactccCCACCAATCCCCCAGAGTTACTCGTCTGCGTCACAGAAATGGTTTTGGTTGTGTACCATACCTGATGAACGGTACCATCGATCTCCACCGGTACAATAAAATCAGCGTTACTGATGGGCTGCAGACACAAAACAAGAACGCATGAAGGATCACAGTACCACAACTGAACAGCAGAGGTCCTGCTTGCAGCAGTTTTGGACAAAAAGTCCTAGCAGACGGTTTGACTGATGAGTTGCTCTTCTCTCTTTAACCTGCCTGGTAATCCAGCAGCCCAGACAATGAAGCAGCTATTTTAGGACTAACTAGAAAGCGGGAGGAAAACCTGCTGGTAAAAACGATCAAATGGGGGCAGAGTTACTCACATTTAATGCCACAATTACAACAAACGCAGAACTAGAGGTGTAGAGCCTGACTGGGCTTCTTTACTCAAACCAAACAGAATACATGGTTTCTGCAGgtgttttgagatgttttaaagACTATTATGAATGAGATTTAAGACCAGTATCATGACAAATATTTtgacaagctttttttttttttttttgcacaaaatccaCATAACATCACATTGGTTAACAACAGAGGTGAGTCAGAGGCGAAGACGACCGTCGTCCAGTCAACTGGCGATAAATTTATACTCCCACAttatagaattaaaaaaaaaaaggacaaccAGGTAGCTAATTAGCAGTAGCTTCAACCGTTTCATgttacagaacaaaatgaagatGTGGGAATGAGATCCCAAACGTTTGGTTGACAGAAAAgttcagcaaaaaaacaaaccagaaactGCATAGAGCATCAAGATTAAATAGTCCGGCCATGACTAGATTTAAAACCTGTGATCAACATGTTTAAGgtcaatgtatatttttatgatgaatttaagacttttttaaagGATGCGGACAGCCTGgaataaacaaaactttaatatgCAGTTCATTTTTGCCAGAACTTTGATTAATGGCACAGAGGAAGATCACCAATTTTGTCCCATAccaatttcttcttcttgcctGGTTACGTTGCTACATAGAGCAACCAAGTCTCCAAGTTGGCAACAGTAGGGTGACTACTTATTTTACGTCatgcaaataaaagttttccattgcagttttgcaaaacaagTCAATATTGATATGGCCATAAAAATACCACCTCATCCCAGgggcaaaattttatttttcatatatatattttttgagaaatgtaaatttatcagaaattgGTGCTTCCATTAAGCAAACTCAGTTTAgaaattgcacaattatatgAAAATGCAGCTAGTAGCTGATTATCAGACCTTTGTGGAGGCAGGTAAAGtcggtggacaaaaaagtttgCTGATAaccaatctcccaaaatgaaaagaaattgtgGCATTTTATTGGCGCACtcccatttaaaacaaatactgcTAAGCAGAAAGAACAGACACATTTACTGGTGACCAATGAACAGAACGAGAACTTCAGTCCCTTCTTACCTTAAAGGAGCTGTGCACGAGGGTTTCGTCCAAGTCGATCACCACACACTTTCTACCGTAGTCGGATATTTTCATCTCTGGTAGGAGGTATTTGGCCGGCGgctgcagagaggaagaagcagaTGATGTCAGGTCCACTGAGAGAAACCTGGCATTAATTTTGGCGTCCTGCAGGAGAAGCTCCCAAACATATTGTGTTAGAAAGGCACATTTTCACGGCCAGCAAGGAAACTGAGTGAAGCCAATTCCAGGATTATGCATGAAACTGGgtcaaagctttaaaatgacaaacacGTCAATCCCTCTTTAGTGGGAATTTTCCTGCCACTGCCAAACACATCCAAAGTATTTGATGGGATGCAATCAAACGTCCGACTGAAGGGCAGACTTTCAGGTTTGTTTAAAAGGATCAGAGATCTGATTGTTCCAGATGTTCCTGGCGTAGATCTTTGTTCTCAGACTGAAGGTTTTCCAGAGTTTCTAACAGTAAAATGGCAGCCAGATCTTTTAATGATGATGCAGAAACACTGTTGACTTTTAAGCTCAGGCTTAAAACTTTGCTCTCTTAACAGGGAAACTactttcttcctgttaaaggggagttgttcctctccactgttgtTAGATGCATTTACTGAGGATTATCACACCATTACAatggtattttataaaatagtgTAAAGGTTCAAATGAGGCTTGTTGAGCAGATTAAAATacccttttgaaaataactaaggataattttctgtatttaaaatgtttttttattggccAAATGTAATATTCTGCtcttaaatattgtgttttcattaactgtcAGAGGAAATTCACCCTGATTAACAGAAAAAGGCCTGAAAACAATGTGTGTGACTAATCttaaataatgtgtttcaccTTATGGttagttactgaaataaattaacttttgaataatattctaatttattgaacagCATACTTTGTAAAGATGGGCAGGTCACTGCTTggatataaacatattttagcaaACTGATGTAAATTTGAAAGCGAGATCatctttaatttagtttgtCTCCGTTGGCGGGTTTGGAAAGTTTAAACTGAGCTCCGGCGTGTTGGAAAAGGTGTTGCTGTGCACTAAAAGTAGCAGATCcaacagccacacacacacacacacgttgcaTCACATCTTCTACTATTGGCCGTGCTTCAACTCTAGTAGCAGGAAATCGTCTCAAACTTCACAAATCATTAGCGACGTCTGAGCTAGGCTGGATTACATTTGTTTGAAAGAGCAAAACGAAAATATCTGTGATGAGACGACAGGTTGTTTACTTgacacttttgtgtttttctcccccATTCTAAGAGGTTGTGGGGGGTTTATGCGTTTGTCAGGAACTGCTAGAAAACCCAGCCTACACGGGAAATGTGCCTCCGTGTCATAACGGTGACGTACGAGTGTAGCAGAGCCTGGCTGATGGGTAATCTGATTTAGCCGGTCACAGGTAAGCAGATCAGAGCTTTGACTAAAGGGATCAATTAGTTTTACCCCAAGTGAGCTCACAAGCCAATGAATGAAgcttttgaatcattttttttcccacttaatTTATTAGTAGCATGACAAGGTAGCTCATAAAAATGGACGTTTCTGAAGCGAGCTGCTAAAACAGTTGTGTTAATAACTTATTAGTGGACATAGTGGACTATGTTCATGCATGTCAACTGTCTTGCAAAAGAACTCTTATTTCAACACTACTACAATTCACATACGGTAATTCAACAGGAATTTATAAGACAGACCAACAAACTAGTGCAGAAttgtgaggaaaaacaaaaataaatcatgcttTACATTTCTGACCACAGT
This is a stretch of genomic DNA from Gambusia affinis linkage group LG12, SWU_Gaff_1.0, whole genome shotgun sequence. It encodes these proteins:
- the LOC122841489 gene encoding CTD small phosphatase-like protein isoform X2 — its product is MDHMSIITQVSNPKEEEIISFNQEKASQSNSSLKKQRSRSIFSTIFCCFRNYNVEPPATNSTLPPPVEENGSPPKPPAKYLLPEMKISDYGRKCVVIDLDETLVHSSFKPISNADFIVPVEIDGTVHQVYVLKRPHVDEFLQKMGELFECVLFTASLAKYADPVADLLDQWGVFRARLFRESCVFHRGNYVKDLSRLGRELNNVIIVDNSPASYIFHPENAVPVQSWFDDMNDTELLDLLPFFEGLSKEDEVYGVLQNFRSR
- the LOC122841489 gene encoding CTD small phosphatase-like protein isoform X1 translates to MDHMSIITQVSNPKEEEIISFNQEKASQSNSSLKKQRSRSIFSTIFCCFRNYNVEPPATNSTLPPPVEENGSPPKCDQVEVIPVPSPPAKYLLPEMKISDYGRKCVVIDLDETLVHSSFKPISNADFIVPVEIDGTVHQVYVLKRPHVDEFLQKMGELFECVLFTASLAKYADPVADLLDQWGVFRARLFRESCVFHRGNYVKDLSRLGRELNNVIIVDNSPASYIFHPENAVPVQSWFDDMNDTELLDLLPFFEGLSKEDEVYGVLQNFRSR